GACGCCATCGCGGTCGGCCAGGTAGATCACCGTGTCGGCACCGGCCTCGGTGTTGGGCTGGGCGCCGGCGCCCTTGTTGCGCGTATCGGTGTAGATATAGTAGGTCTTGCCGCGTAGCCCGAAGAACTTAACCCAGTCGGCGTCGCCGGTTGGGCAGAGCACGTGGTCGACCTGGGTTTCGTTCGAGGTGATCAGGCGGGCCTGCTCGGGCAGCCCATCTTCCTCGAACAGGTCGCGGCACAGCTCGGTGACGGTAGCAGGCGTTGGGCCATAGCTCTCGGAGAGCACCACGATCGTATAGGTGGTGTCTGCGCCACCAATATTGAGCGTATCGCGCACACGAATGTAGTACGTGCCGTTATCGGGCGCGCGCCACGACTGGATGCGCGGCTTGATGTCTTTGGGGTTGGGCGAGCCGGGCGTGCGGTTGAAATAGTCGTCGTTGAAGGTCAGGCGGTTGCCATTGGCGTCGAACAGCTCGAGCGACAGATCGAGCCCGGCATCCATCTGCGGGATGTCGATCGTATAGACCTTGCCGCCGACCGCGCCGAACTTGAACCAGTCCTCGTCGCCGGCCGTGCAGATGCCGTGCTTCTCGGACACATCGACCAGCAGCTGGTCGGCGTTGCCCGCGTCGCTGCCGGGGTCTTTTGCTTCGGGGCAGGCCGGGCCGGGTGTTGCTGTTGGGCCGACTGTCGCAGTAGGAGTGGTAGGGGTAGATGTCGGGGTTGCAGTTGGCCCATTCACAGTGAGCCGCGCAATTGCACTAGTCGTTATACCACCGCCAGCATCAGCTTTTACGATAATATCATTTGTTTCAGCTGGCCGGCCAGTCGGAATTGTTACAATAATCGAAACTGTCGCTGTGCCGCCATTACCATTGACGATAACACTTTGGGATAGGATCAATACTTGATAACTAGAAGGCAATGTTGGGTTACTTGTCGTAATAGTAAACGTGTCCTGCACTGTCTGATTATTCGTAAGCAAAAAATCGAACTGCACCGATGCACCAGGAACATCTGTCTTTGCATTAAGTGTTGGTGCAAGAGTTGCTAACGCTTGTGCATTAAGGGGGGTTTGTACATTTGTGAATGCGATCACCAGCGCTACAGTCAGTACTGCAACAGCAAGGTTTCGCAGTTGAGGGCGTGATCGAATCACGAGGCATGCTCCTGGATTAAAAGGACATACGGCAGCCGCATTATAGCAGATGGTGCAAGTGCGTCAAGGCAGGGGCGGCGGGCCGGCCCGCCATGAGTATCGATGATGTTCATCGATCATCAACGATTGCCGTAGGGACGAAGCATTCGCCCCTACGGCGATGGCGGCAATGATAACGTTGTACATCGCCGATGGGGCGCGGATACCATCGCGGCATCGATGGGCGGCCGAAGACGCGCCGCAGCGCGGATACCATCGCGGATCGCGGCATCGATGGGCGGCCGAAGGAGAGACGCGCCGCAGCGCGTCTCTTCGGCCTTCGGCCGCCATGTGATCGCATCGTCCTCATCGCACGAAATCGCGTGCATCGCGTCGGCGCGTGGGGCAGGCGCCCCCCACCAACAATAATTGTGTAAACGGCGTAATCTGTGGATGATCACGCCCGCGCGGCCATGCTGCGGCCGAGCGCGCCGGCCACGGCGGCGATGCGCGGCATGAGCGCGGCGAAGTTCTCGAGCGTGAGCGACTGGCCGCCGTCGCTCTTGGCCCGGTCGGGGTCGGGGTGGATCTCGAGGATCAGGCCGTCGGCGCCGGCCGCGACCGAGGCCAGTGCCAGTGGCGGCACCAGGTACCACTTGCCGGTGCCGTGGCTTGGATCGGCGATCACCGGCAGGTGCGAGCGGCGCTTGGCCAGCGCCACGGCGTTCAGATCCATGGTGTTGCGCGTGGCGGTCTCGAAGGTGCGGATGCCGCGCTCGCACAGAATGACGTTCGGGTTGCCCTGGGCGATCACATACTCGGCGCTGAGCAGCCACTCCTCGATCGTGGCCGAGAGGCCGCGCTTGAGCAGCGTAGGCATGCCGGTGCGGCCGACCTCTTCGAGCAGCTGGTAGTTCTGCATGTTGCGCGCGCCGATCTGCAACACGTCGGCGTAGCGCGCCACCAGCGCCACATCGGTCGGCGTCATCACCTCGGTCACAATCGGCAGGCCGGTTTCGGCGCGGGCCTGGGCCATGAGCTTGAGCGCCTCTTCGCCCATGCCGCGGAAGGTGTAGGGCGACGAGCGCGGCTTGAACGCACCGCCGCGCAGCATGTTTGCGCCGGCCTCGCGGGCGGCACGCGCGGTGCTGAGGATCTGATCGGCACTCTCGACCGCGCAAGGCCCGGCGATCACCACGCACGAGCCATCGCCGACCTTTACGCCGCGCACGTCGACGATTGTGTCGTGCGGGTGGAACTCGCGCGCGGCCAGTTTGTAGGGCCGGGTGATCCGCGCGGTCTCTTGCACACCCTCGAAGCGCTCGATCTCCTCCTGCAGGGTCGGTGGGATGGCTGCGCCGACCACGCCGATGATGGTACGCTCTTCGCCGCGGATCAGGCGACCCTGGAGCTGATACTCCTCCAGCCGGTGCTGGATGGCTGTGATGTTTGCGTCGGTGGCCGACGCGCGCATAATGACGATCATGGTAGGGTGCTCCTTTACAAGCTCGATCAATACGTCGATTGTACGGACGGCGTAGACGCTGCGCCGCTCGATCGGCCGCGTGCGGGCGGGTAGCTCAAGCATATAGTTATCCACAGATTTCACTGATTACACAGATTGTGATTGGACGGTTACGAGACACGAGACGTGCTGGACTGATGACTTGGTGACAAGATGACAAGGTGATGCAGTGGCAAAGTCATCTTGTCACCCGGTCTTCGTGTCGTCCGGTTCGCGTGTCTCCGTGGTTATTGCTCTTCCGCCGGCACACCCGCGCGGTGCTCGCGGCTCAGCAGGGCACTACGCTCGGGGCGCAGGTTGCGCGCGCCGCGGATGTAGATATGCCGGATCTCGTCGGCGCGGCGGGTGGTATTCCAATGAATCAGCACACGAATGCAGTGATCGAGGCTACCGGGCACGCACATCTCGTGGGTGCAGAATAGCGCTGTGTCGAGCCAGCCGAGCTGGCGAGCGGCCACAGCCGGAAACTCGGCGTTGAGATCGGCCGTGGTGCTAAAGATCGCGCTGGTGATATCTTCCTGGTGTAGATCGTTCTCAGCGATCAGCAGATCGAGCAGCTCGCGCGTCGCGGCGAGGATCGCCTCGCGCGTGTTGGCATCGGCGGTGGTGGCGCCACGAATTCCCCGGCAGGCGTACGTCATCGCATCCTCCATTCCAATCCTCGGCAGAACAAAAGAGGCGCGGAGCGAGTTGCTCCACGCCTCTTTGAGTTTACTGTGCTCAGTCTCTACTCAACGCGAAGCAACCAGTCCTTTCGGCCGGTAAAGTAGTAGAAGCTGCCATACAATGTGTGGGTAGCAGACGCCACGTACTATGCTCCGCTGGTGTTGAGTATGCGGCGAGTATAGCAGAGAATGCCGGGGGCGTCAACAAAGCGCGGAGGGTAGAGGATAGGGGGATGAGGGCCAACGTTGCAACGGCCATGGGATACACTCATCTGCGCGGCCAGCCCGCTCCACGCGCTCGTCACACCTGCGGCTGGCAGTGCGGGCACACATGCGTGCCGCGCTGGGCCACCACAGTCTTCTCGATCGGTGTGCCGCAGCGCCGGCAGGGCTGGCCTTGCCGATCGTAGGCATTGAAGTGCTGCTGGTGGCTGCCGGCCTGGCCATAGCCATTGCGATAGTCGCGCAGGGTGCTGCCGCCATGCTCGATGCCCTGCAGCAGCGCCTGCCGCACGCCCGCGTGCAGCCGCGCGATCTCGTCATCGGTGAGGCTATCGCTCGGGCGCAGCGGGTGCAGCCGGGCATTCCACAGCGCCTCGTCGGCGTAGATGTTGCCGATCCCAGCGATCACGCGTTGGTCGAGCAGCAGCGGCTTGAGGTGGGTGTGGCGCTGGTGTAGCAGCGCGCCCAAGCGCGCGGGCGTGAATGCCGCAGTGAGCGGCTCGATGCCGTGGGCGGTGTCGAGCGCGGCCAGGCCGGTAGCGTCGAGCAGGCGCACACGCCCAAACTTGCGAGTGTCGTGGAAGAACACCTGGCGGTGGTCGTCGAGCAGCAGCACCAGGTGCGTATGCCGATCGGGGGAGTCGGCGGGGCTATGTACCGTCAGCGCGCCAGACATGCGCAGATGCAGCGCGAGCGTCCAGCCGTCGTCGAGGGTCATCACGATCCACTTGGCGCGCCGGCCAACCGCACCAACCATGCGCCCCTGGATCAGCTCACGAAAACGATCGCTGGAGGGCGCCTCGACCATGCGCTCCCAGTCGAGTTTGGTGATAGCGACGATCCGGCGGCCAGTGATTTGCGCGCCCAGGCTGCGCGCGGCGTGTTCGACTTCGGGTAGCTCGGGCATTGTAGAAGACGATCCTGTTCTTTCAGAGCGAACGAGAGGATCATATTCTACTCGAAGAATCGGTTTCACCGTATACTGAACCGCCATCCCCCTGCACGGCGGCACTCGCACGAACCATGGCTAGCTAATCACAAGCCCCGACATACTGCCTGCCCGCGCGTCGGTGGCCAGCCAGGCGTAGAACCGGCGCTCATGCTGGGCCTCGCGCACGCGCGTGTAGATCTGATCGCGCTTGAACGGGTCGTTGAACGCCTCAACCAGCATGTTGAGCAGCTCCTGATGCTCGATCAACACACCCAGCCGGTAGTGCGCCGGGCCATCGCCCGCGATCCTCTGCAGCAAGCCGCAGGCAGCCAGCTCCTCAAACGCCTCGGCAATCTCCCAGGGGCTCTCGCGCAGACGCTCGCTGAGCCCGGATGACGAGACCGTAAGCTGCGGATACGCCAAGAACTGCAATACCATGTGCAGCTTCAGCCGCGAATCGAGCAGCTGAGGGGTAAGCAAATGTTCATACGTTGAGCTCATACGGTCCTCATCGATCGCATGTGATTGCGTGGGACAATTCCAGGATCACTGCTTCAGATTGATATAGAGTATATCGAGTGGGGCCATGTAATAAAAGAGGAGAATCTCCCGATCAGTGTAGAGGAATCGTTACTAATTGCCCAGAGGTATTTCAATCGAGCGTATACGACGTTCGGTTGAATTGGTGTGGTGTGGCTGCCCGCCGTGACTTTGCCGCAGCGGGCAACCGAAAATGATTGTTTGGGGGCGGCTGCCACTGCCGGCGCACCCTCACCACCTAGCCCTGCTCGGCGCGACGGCGCTCGTCCTCCTCCATCTTCTTGCGCAGGCTGAGTGGGCGCATATCGGTCCAAACCTCTTTGATATAGTCGAGGCATTCCGCTTTGAGGCCGCTCTTGCCCACTTCGCGCCAACCTAGCGGAAGCTCGCGATCGGCCGGCCAGATTGAATACTGCTCTTCGTGGTTGACGACGACAGTATAGATCGTCGTGTCTTCTTGCTCATCGCGGTTCATAGGCGATCTCCTTAGTCATAGCGTGTACGCATACATGAAATCATACCAGACAATTGCGACGGCAGGTGTCACTGCCGGCTGCTATAGTGAAGCGACTCGCGCCTTGATACCTGACCATGCTACCAGCACGCAAGCGAAGGGAGTGCAACAGTGAAGTATGGCTTTGTGTTTCCCGGCAACGACCCGAACGAGGCGGTGGCATTTGGCATCGCGGCCGAGCAGGCCGGCTGGGATGGGTTCTTCGTGTGGGACGCGGTGTGGGGTGTCGACCCGTGGGTGACGCTGGCGGCGATTGCGGTGCAGACGCAGCGCATCCGGCTAGGCACTATGCTGACGCCGGTGTCGCGGCGGCGGCCTTGGAAGCTGGCCGGCGAGACCGCCACACTCGATCGGTTGTCGAATGGGCGGGTGATCCTGGCCGTCGGGCTGGGCGCGCCCGATACCGGCTTTGCCGATTTTGGCGAAGCGACCGACCGCACGATCCGCGCCGAGCTGATGGACGAGGGCCTGGCGATCGTCGATGGGCTGTGGCGCGGCCAGCCGTTCAGCTTCGACGGCAAGCACTACCACGTGAAAGCGACTACATTTCAGGCACCGCCGCCGCCAGTGCAGCAGCC
The sequence above is drawn from the Candidatus Kouleothrix ribensis genome and encodes:
- the aroF gene encoding 3-deoxy-7-phosphoheptulonate synthase; this encodes MIVIMRASATDANITAIQHRLEEYQLQGRLIRGEERTIIGVVGAAIPPTLQEEIERFEGVQETARITRPYKLAAREFHPHDTIVDVRGVKVGDGSCVVIAGPCAVESADQILSTARAAREAGANMLRGGAFKPRSSPYTFRGMGEEALKLMAQARAETGLPIVTEVMTPTDVALVARYADVLQIGARNMQNYQLLEEVGRTGMPTLLKRGLSATIEEWLLSAEYVIAQGNPNVILCERGIRTFETATRNTMDLNAVALAKRRSHLPVIADPSHGTGKWYLVPPLALASVAAGADGLILEIHPDPDRAKSDGGQSLTLENFAALMPRIAAVAGALGRSMAARA
- the aroH gene encoding chorismate mutase, with the protein product MTYACRGIRGATTADANTREAILAATRELLDLLIAENDLHQEDITSAIFSTTADLNAEFPAVAARQLGWLDTALFCTHEMCVPGSLDHCIRVLIHWNTTRRADEIRHIYIRGARNLRPERSALLSREHRAGVPAEEQ
- the mutM gene encoding bifunctional DNA-formamidopyrimidine glycosylase/DNA-(apurinic or apyrimidinic site) lyase, whose translation is MPELPEVEHAARSLGAQITGRRIVAITKLDWERMVEAPSSDRFRELIQGRMVGAVGRRAKWIVMTLDDGWTLALHLRMSGALTVHSPADSPDRHTHLVLLLDDHRQVFFHDTRKFGRVRLLDATGLAALDTAHGIEPLTAAFTPARLGALLHQRHTHLKPLLLDQRVIAGIGNIYADEALWNARLHPLRPSDSLTDDEIARLHAGVRQALLQGIEHGGSTLRDYRNGYGQAGSHQQHFNAYDRQGQPCRRCGTPIEKTVVAQRGTHVCPHCQPQV
- a CDS encoding MbtH family protein, with product MNRDEQEDTTIYTVVVNHEEQYSIWPADRELPLGWREVGKSGLKAECLDYIKEVWTDMRPLSLRKKMEEDERRRAEQG
- a CDS encoding LLM class flavin-dependent oxidoreductase; translated protein: MKYGFVFPGNDPNEAVAFGIAAEQAGWDGFFVWDAVWGVDPWVTLAAIAVQTQRIRLGTMLTPVSRRRPWKLAGETATLDRLSNGRVILAVGLGAPDTGFADFGEATDRTIRAELMDEGLAIVDGLWRGQPFSFDGKHYHVKATTFQAPPPPVQQPRIPVWIVGAWPREKSMRRVLRWDGLLPNKINPDGSHGHCDADDLRAMKAYIDEHRNATTQFDLVIEGMTPGDPAGAAAQIRPYAEAGATWWLEANWTAPNLEPVRERLLLGPPRVA